TGCCGGCGGGCGGACTCGAACTGGCGCGGCAGCTCCAGGCGATCGACGGCCCTAAGCCCGCGCTCATCTTGACGCTCGCGACTGACGACCAGACCTCGAAGATCGCGCGGCTGAAATCGAGCAGACTCGAGAACTACATCACCAAACCGGTAAAGCGTCAGGAGCTGCTCGCAATCGTGGATACCGCCCTTAAGCGCGGCGATTCGACCAACGACAAGCATGACGCCAACTCCGGTCGGGGTGTCACTGACAATTCGTTGATAATCGATCGCCCGCTCAAGATCCTCGTTGCGGACGACTCCGCCGACAACCGGATGCTGGTCGCAGCTTATCTGCGCAAGACGCCGTACCAGGTGGTCGCCGTCGAAGACGGACAGCAGGCGTTCAATCGCGCGACCACCGATCATTTCGACCTGGTGCTGATGGATATCCAGATGCCGGTGATCGATGGCTTCACCGCGACTCGCATGATCCGGCAGTGGGAGTGCGAACATAGCGCGCCGCGCGTGCCGATCGTTGCTCTGACCGCATCGGCGCTGGGCGAGGCTGTGGGCCGCGCGCACGAAGCTGGATGCGACATCCACGTCTCCAAACCGGTCAAGAAAGCGACGTTGCTGAAGGCGATTCGCGACGCGGTTGCATTGCAAAAGAAAGCGGCCCCGGAAGGCGCTCAACAAGGAGCCTTAGATGGTTGAACGAATCACGATCGAAGTGGATGAGGACCTTAGCGACCTCGTCCCCGGATTTCTCGCCCGCAAGCGCGGCGAGCTCGAAGCGATGCGCGACGGGGCCGTGCCACACGACTACGCCGAGATCGGGCGCACCGCCCATCGCATCAAGGGCGAAGGCAGCGCGTACGGCTTCGATCGCATGAGCGACGTCGGCCGCAAACTGGAGGACGCAGCCAAGGCCGGCGACGATGGCGCGATCACGACGCTCGCTAGCGGTCTGCTCGACTTTCTCGACCACGTGGAGATCGTGTTCAGGCCCTGCGAGGAGTGATGCGCAAGATTTGAGGCCGCGCCCACCTTCGCATCCCCCCTTTGGCGAATGCGGTTGCGCTCGGGCGAGCCCCGATGCTACCGATCGGGCGCGGCCTCAGATGTTTGCCTCGTGCCCCCGCCCTTCGCGATTCAAATATGCAATCGCGATCCTGCTCGTTGCGGGATCGATCGCAGCGGTGCGCGCCGAGGAGATTCCCGATAGCGTCAAGTCGTATGCTGACGCGCTCGCCGCGTTGCAGAAATCCCGCCGCCGCCAATCGATCGAGCCGGTATTCGAAGCCGGCTTTCAGACGACCTCACATCTGCAAGCCGTCCTGCCCTCGCTGAGCGAGGCCGATTACCAAAAGGCCCAACGCGAGATGCAGGGCTTCATCGTCGTGCGCAAAGCGAACGAGAATTCCGTTGTGCGGCCCAGCGTCGATTACTTCAAGGCGCTTGCGAAGAAGAAAGGCATCAAGGCCGATCGCGCGTTCTTCGACGTTTACGCGCAGACCGAGCCTGATGGGAACGGGCCCTTCCCGTCCTACATCAAGCAGCGCGACGAAGAGTCGGGTTGCACCAACTTCGCGGGCAAGAAGATCACCGAGCTCTATCGCGAATGGCTCGCGTTCCGGACCGGGTATCCCGATGCGTACCAGTCAGAAGCGCAGGGCGAGATCGACAGTATCGAGACCGAGCTCCAGTCGGGGATCTGCTCGTGCGACGATGCCGATAAAACCGCGGCGGGTTTGCAGAGCTTCGTCGACGCGTACCCCAACGTGCCGATCGCGCCGAAGATCAAGACGCGGATCGATCAAATCAAGAGCGGCAAATCGGCCTTCCGCTTCAATTGCAAAGGATAGCTGGCGTTCGTTACTCCCCGATCTTTCTTCCGAGGACCTCTTCACGGGAGTTTTTCATGACCAACCGTATCTGCTAAACACCCGCTGTCTGCCTGCTAGAGAGCGTTATACCTGACTGAGGAGGAGCCAGTCATGAGGTGCTCGTGCAGCGGTCGATTCGGTTCAGGTCTTGTCCTTTTGGCGATTAGCACGGGATTGGCGGCCGCGGCTGCAGGATGTGGCCCACCAACGGCCTCCCGGCGCTCAGCGGCGAATTCCTTTACGTCTCCAGCTCAAATTTAGACTCTATCTATGAGCTGTCGATCAACAGCTCGACGGGCTCGCGCTCGTATGTAAACCAATTTCAAGTTGAATCTCCGCGCGCGATTTGCGGCCCGATCGCAATCCATCCCAGCAACGAGTTTATCTTCGATGGGATGCTTGTCGGAGCCAACGGCGGCCCTTCGTCCCTTGATAGCCTCGACGTAGGCGATAGCATTTATTCGGGCAAGATCTTTCGGCTCAACAAGCCGGTCTTGGTTGCCGGTGGCGCTGGCTCAGCGGCTGGAATAGCGCTCGACCCGCCGGGGCGATGCGCATACGTAACTGAAACTCACGGGATAACGCGCTACTCAATCGGACAGCATACTGGCACCGTGACGGCGCTGGGCGATACAGCGGTCGGCCCGGGTGCAGCATTCGCAATCGCGGTGCAACCAAATGCCGGATCGGTGGTGCTGGTCACCCGCCGCGATGATCAGCAAGCGTACGAATTCACGACCGGCGGCAATTGCTCTCTTACTGCAAATGGGAATTTGCTGCTCTCCACGCAGTCCTCAGATGCCGAGGAGGTGGCATTTCATCCTGCGCTAGCGGTTGCATACGTGAGCGACCCGCATCTCGACACCGTATTCGAGATCGGGATTAATCCGCCTCTCACGGTCTCGCTTCTCGGTGCAGTGACGCCGCCTATTTCGTCGCAGTATTTTTCAGAATCAGCGGCCTGGTGGTTCATCCGCGCGGCCACTTTCTCTATACCGCAGCGGGCCCATCCAGCGGCGCAGAGATTTCCGAATTCGCTATCGACGCGAACGGATTGCTGACGTGGGGTTCCGATGTAACGCAGGGCGTTAAAGATGTGTCCTCGCTCGCCATTGATGCATCGGGAAAATTCCTCTACGCGGCGAATTTCACTGAAGGAACGATTGCGATGTTTACAATCGCTCCTGATACCGGAGCACTTACTCCAAATCCACCTGCAGGCAACAACACGATCGGCGTGCCTGGCGGAATCGTCTCGATCGCAACCACCCACTAGCCGAAGGTCTCGAGCCAGCCCGCCGCACAGGACGAACGCCTTGCGATCAAGCCGCCTATTGCGCGGCCAGATCGAGGCCGTGCTCGCCGAGAGCGTCGAAGCTGAGGCCGCCGAAGGCCGGCTCTTCCGCGCCCATCTGCGTGAAGATCGTCGACGCTGACTTGGCGCGATCCACGCCGTCGAGTGCGTGACCGAAGCGGGCGATCACTTCGACTGCCGGGAGCGCTTCGCCCGGAGGCGGGAAGGCTTCGCGGATGCGCTGCACGCGGCCCTTGAAATTCGTGAAGCTGCCATCAATCTCGGGATACGCGCCGATCGGCCACACCTGGTTGGCCATCTGGCAAGTCTCGTTGGCGTCGGTCGAAAGCACGAGCAGATAGTCGAGCGCGCCGAAGCGGCGCATGAACTCCGCCTCGCCCATCGCTTTCACCAGGTCCGCGCGCAGCGTGATCAGCACCTTCAGTTCACCCGATGCGACCGCGTCGGTAAGCGCATCGAGGCCGCTGTCCGGCAATCCGAGCGCTTTCAGCCCGCGCGTATTGGGATTCTTGTTGGCGCGAATCAACAAGTTGTCGTCGCCACTGGCGCCGGGCGGCGACCATGACAACGTCGCGATCCGGTCGGAGCCGATCGTATCTCTGATCAGCTTCTTCATCGCGAACGCTTCCTCGTTCGTCGATTGGGCGTCGATCACCGCGCCGATCGCGTTGGCGCCCTTCTCGCTCCCGATATTCTTGATAATGCTCGCGGCGCGGCGCACCGCCTCGCCCCAGCTCTCCGCGACGAGCTCGTCTTTCTGTTGCACGAGCGGGACCGTCAACCGCGTCTCTTGCTGGAGGCTCGGAAAGCCGTGGCGGCCTTCATCGCACATCCAGTAGTTATTCACGTCGGGGTTGTAGCGGGGCTTGTAACGGTAGATGCGGCCGCGATGATGATGGATGTCGATCGAGCATCCGCGCTCGCATCCGCCGCATACCGAGGGCGCGCGATGGAGGTACCACACGCGCATCCGGAAGCGAAAATCCTTCTCAGTGAGCGCGCCAACCGGGCAGATATCGACCACATTGCCGGCGTACTTGTTGTTGACCGGCTGCCCCGGATTGATCTCGATACGGTTGTGATCGCCGCGCTCGAAGATCGCAAGCTCGCTTGTCTTGGTAATCTCATCGAAGAACCGCGTGCATCGCGCACACAGAATACATCGTTCCTGGTCGAGCATGACGTCGGAGCCGATGTCGATCGCCTTGCCCTTGTGCACTTTCTTTTCCAGCGGAAAGCGCGAGGCCTGCCGATCGTAGTCCATGTAATAGTCTTGCAGCTTGCACTCGCCCGCCTGATCGCAGACCGGGCAATCGATCGGATGATTTATGAGCAGGAACTCGAGCACGGCCTTCTGCGCGGTCTGGGCCTTGGCGCTCTTGGTCTGCACAACCATTCCTTCGGCCGCGCGTGTGTTGCAGGCGATCTGCAGCTTCGGCGCCTTCTCGACATCGACCAGGCACATACGGCAGTTGCCGGGAATCGAAAGCCCGGGATGATAGCAGTAGTGCGGAATCTCAATTCCGGCTTTCTCAGCGGCCTGAATAAGGTTCAGGCCGTCCGCGACTTCAACTTCCTTACCGTCAATCGTGAGCTTGGGCATCGCTGACTCTCGCCGGCTAGGCCGCCTGCGCCTTGCCTTCCGGGGACTTGAACGGGCATCGGCCCAGCTTGATGTGTTCTTCGAACTCGCTCCGGAACTTGGTGACGTAGCTCTTCACCGGCATCGCGATACTGTCGGCGAGCACGCATATCGTGTTGCCGACCATGTTGTCCGAGATGTTGCACAGGAGGTCGAGCTGTTCGATCTTGCCGTGCCCGGCTTCCATCTCGGTCATGATTTTTTCGATCCAGCCCGTGCCTTCGCGGCATGGTGTGCACTGTCCGCACGATTCGTGATGATAGAAGTGCGCAGTCGCGCGCAGCATATCGACCATGCACGTGTCTTCGTGCATCACGATTACGACGCCAGAGCCCATCGCCGAGCCGATCGCGCGCATCGAATCGAAATCGAACAGCGCCCGCTCAGCTTCTTCTTTGTTGAGGACGGGGAACGACGATCCGCCAGGAACCACACCCTTCAGCATCTTGCCGCCCAGCATCCCCCCGCCGATGTCGTAGATCATGTCCTTGATCGGCGTGCCCATGACGAGTTCATAGAGCCCGGGTTTGTTTATATGGCCTGACAGGCAGACGAGTTTCGTGCCGGGACTCTTTTCGGGACCGATTGCTTTGTACCAGTCGGCGCCGCGATTGATGATATGCGGGACGTTCGCCAGCGTCTCGACGTTGTTGACGACGGTTGGACATCCAAACGCGCCGACGATCGCAGGAAACGGCGGGCGGTTGCGCGGATAGCCGCGCTTACCCTCGAGCGATTCGAGCAGCGCGCTCTCCTCGCCGCATACGTATGCGCCCGCGCCCTTGTGCGTCCAGATGTCGACGTCGTAGCCGGAGCCCATCACGTTCTTGCCGACGTAGCCGTTGGCGCGCGCGTCGGCGAGCGCCGCATCCATGCTCTTTTTCTGCTGTGTGAACTCGCCGCGCATGTAAACGTACGCGGTATGCGAGCCGACTGCGCGGCACGCGATCAGGATTCCTTCGATCACGCCGTGCGGGTCGTTTTCGAACTGATAACGATTCGCGAACGTGCCCGGCTCGCTCTCATCACCGTTGACGCAAACGTAAACCGGCTTCTTCGAATCCTTGGGGATGAAGCTCCACTTGGTGCCAGTCGGAAACGCCGCGCCGCCGCGTCCGCGCAGGTTCGAGTTCTTGACCTCGTTGATAATGTCGTCCTGCGTCATGTCGAAGAATGCCTTGCGCGAGGCCTGGTAGCCGTTGTTCGCGAGGTAAACGTCGAGCTTGCGCAGATCAGGGATATCCAGCCAGCGGGTCAGTATCCGTACCATCTGAATTTGATTCCCGAGCGAGCGTCAGGCCGCTTCGTGTTTGGGTCCGAGTCCGAGCAGCTTCTGCTTCTGACCCTGGATTTTTCGCTGCAACGCCATCAGCGCGTCGAGCACGGCCTCGGGCCGCGGCGGGCATCCGGGGACATAAACGTCAACCGGCACGATTCGGTCGATACCCGGCAGCGTTGCGTAGTTGTCGTAGAATCCGCCGGTCGATGCGCACGCACCAAACGCCATCGTCCATTTCGGCTCGGCCATCTGATCGTAAACGCGCTTCAGGATCGGTCCCTGGCGCACCGTTACCGTGCCGATAACCATCAGCAAATCGGCCTGACGCGGAGTGAACCGCGGCAGGAGCGCGCCGAACCGATCGATATCGTAGGGCGTCATCGAGAGCGACATGTATTCCATTGCACAGCACGCCGTCGCGAACGGATACGGGAAAATCGAGAACTTGCGGGCCCACGCCACGGCCTTGTCGAGGCGGGTTAAAACGGCGGTATCGCCGAGCAGAATTTCTTCGCCCTTGGAAAGCGCCTGAGCCTCTTTTGCTTCAGCCATTGATGCCCTGCCCTCGCACGATTCGGTCGAACGACTTCTAGGCCGAGCGTATCAAGCGCGGACCGAATGGGTCAATGAACCTAATGAAAGCGGCCTTCCAGATGAAGCAAAACTTGCGCTTCGATTGCGCGCGATAAGGGTGCGTCCGCGCTATGCGGCTGAGCTCATCTAAGCGGCGCGATCTTTTTCTCAACCAGGTATTTGGAAATCGACGCGGCTTTCGCTTCCGCATCGACCATCGCGATATAGCCGTCGGGGCGCAGCAGGTATATCGCATTGCGATTAAGGCCCGCGCGTTTGATCGCCGAGCGCCACGGAAACACGTGCAGCTCCAGCTTGCGCTCGGCGCAAATTTGTTCGATCTCGGACGCCGCCTTTCCGTAAACATGAACTTGCCAATCGAGCGACCTAAGCGGCGCAAAGTTATCATCTTTGGGATCGCTCGAATCTGTCGGAACCCACGGCAATCGATCGCCGCCTTGAACATCGCCAAGATGCCCGACGCTGAGCGCGCTGCGGCGATAGTTCACACCCGTCTGCGACACGGTCCGAAAGAAGAACCGCCGCGCAGCGGGAATCCTGAGGAGTCCGGGCAACAAACGCGGCACCAGCCGCAATCGAAACAGCAACGCGATCTCACTCGAACTGACGACGCCCGTAAATGCGCGATCGGTCGTCTCGACCAGGCGCTGCGCGAACGCCATGCGCTCCGGCTCGTAGGTCGCGAGCAGATCCGCATCCGCGCGACCGCGCAGGACAGAGGCGAGCTTCCACGCGAGATTCACCGCATCGCCGATACCGGTGTTCATCCCCTGTCCGCCGACTGGACTATGCACATGAGCCGCGTCGCCGAGAATAAACGCACGTCCCACGCCGAAATGATTCGCGACGCGATGATGCACGCGATACGTCGAGAACCAGTTCACGCGCTCGACTTCGATTCGCATCCACTTCGCGACCGTCGTGCGGACGTCGTCCCAGCTGAGATCCTCGCGACCGTGCAAGTCGTCGCGCACCGTACCGACCAGGCGCGCGCATCCTTCATCTTTCAACGGGAACAGGGCCAGGAAATCTTCGCGATCGAGCCCGACGTGAATCTCGCCGTTAAGCACCTGCCCGTGCGCGTTAACGTCGGCCACGTAATACAGATGGTCATACGCGCCGCCGGGAAATCCGATCCTGAGCTTCTGCCGCACGGTGGAATGCCCGCCATCGCATCCTGCTATATAGGCCGCGCGGTATGCTTCCTCGGCGCCATCATGACCGCGCAGACGCGCTCTGATGCCGTCTGCTTCGTCGTCGAAATCGATCAGCTCTGTTTGTCGCTCCACTTCGACGCCGAGCTCGCGCAGACGATCGATCAACATCCGCTCGTGCTCGTCCTGCGGATATATCAGCGGCATCGGATATGGACTGAGGCCCTTGCCCATCTCACCAATCGGAACGTGCGCCGATTTCTTCGCGGACACCCAGAGATTGACGGCGCCGATTGCGCGGCCGCGCGCGACGACCGCGTCCGCAAATCCAAACTGACGATAGAACTCGAGTGTGCGCGGCTGCACGGCAAGCGCACGCGACGTCGTTCCGGGCTGATCCGTTTTGTCGACGATACGAACGCGCACGCCCAGGCGCGTGAGCCACAGCGCGAGCACGAGACCGGTGGGACCTGCTCCAACGATCAGAACTTCACTATCGCGACTGGCTGATGCAGTCATCTTAGCCTCCGCTACGATCACGATACTCCAAGTTGCTCGTGTCGATGCGACCACGAAAATAGCCTCTCCGGCGGCTGGAACCGCAGGCGGAAGCCACACACCGGGAGAGGCTATTTATCGGATTCGGCCCACGGAAAAGTTCAGGAGACGCGGAGCACGGCGGCGCCTTTGATTTCGTCGTGCTTGAGCATCGTGAGTGCGATGTTGGCCTCTTCGAGACCGAACGGCACGGTATGCGTGCGAATCGGGATTTCGCCGGCGATTTTCAGGAATTCCTCGGCGTCCTGGCGCGTGTTGGCGGTGACGCTGCGAAGCTCCTTCTCATAGAAGAGATGCTTTTCGTAATCGAGCGGCGGAATCTGGCTCAGATAGATTCCTGCGACGGCGAGGATTCCACCCCGATCGAGCGCTTCCATCGCAGGCGGCACGAGATTACCTGCCGGTGCGAACAGGATCGCGGCGTCGAGCGGTGATGGCGGCCGATCCTCCGCGTTGCCGATCCACTCGGCACCAAGGTCTGCGGCGAGATCGCGATGAGGCCCGCCGCGGCTCATTACGAATACACGGCACTCCCAATATTTGAGCACCTGGATCGCCAGATGTGCCGAGCCGCCGAAGCCATACAGTCCCACGGTCGATCCGGGCTTGATATCGGCGCGCTTGATCGCGCGATAGCCGATGATTCCCGCGCACAGAAGCGGCGCGGCTTCATCGTCGCCGAGCTGATCGGGGAGCGCGTAGGCGAAGTTCTCGTTGACGACTGCCCACTCCGAATAGCCGCCGTCATGGTCATATCCAGTGAAGCGCGCGTTGGGGCACAAGTTCTCGCGGCCGCGCTGGCAGTAAATGCAGGTGCCGCAGGTCTCGCGCAGCCACGCGATTCCGACGCGCGCGCCAACCTGATGCCGAGTGCACGCATCGCCGCGCCGCTCGACGATGCCGACGACCTCGTGCCCCGGCACGACGCGCGAAATGCGCGGCGGCAGATCACCCTCGCATACGTGGAGATCAGTGCGGCACACACCGCAGGTTTTGATTCGAATCAGCAGCTCATGTGGACCGGGCTCAGGTATCGGCAGATCGAAGAGCTTGAGGGGCCCGGATTCTATCGGCGCCGGCTTCTCTACCGCCATCGCCTTCATCGTGCACCTGCTACGACGCCTTGACCGTTACGTAGCCCGGCGCTTGGGCCTGCGCCTCGTACTGGTAACGCTGCCATTCCTCGGTGCCGCGCCGCAGCATGCGCGTCACGAGCGACGTCCATCCGGTCTGATGACTCGCGCCGAGACCGCGGCCCGTGTCGCCATCGAAGTATTCGTAGAACAAAACGAGGTCCTTCCAGTGCGGATCGTTCATGTAGCGGGGATCGTCACCGTGACACGGGCGTCGCCCGTTCTTGTCCGGCAGAAACAGGCTCGCCAGGCGCCGCGAGATTTCGGCCGCGACTTGCCGCAGTGTCATCATCACGCCCGAGCCGGTTGGGCACTCGACTCTAAGCGTATCGCCATAAAACAGGTGATAGGTTTCGAGCGCCTCGACTAACAAATAGTTAATCGGCATCCATACCGGGCCACGCCAGTTCGAGTTGCCGCCGAAAAGTCCCGAGTCTGACTCCGACGCCTGGTACTGCACGCGATGAACGTGGCCCTCGATATTCAACTCGAAGGGATGGTCCTTGTGGTAGCGCGAGAGCGACCGCACACCGTAGGGCGACAGGAACTCGTTCTCGTCAAGGACGTAGCGCAGCACGCGCACCAGCCGCTCGCTCGAGGGCAGCGCAATAAGCCCGCGCAGCGTGCCCGCGGGATGGGTCGATTCGCGGAACTGGAAGTGGCGCGAAAGGTTCTTGCGATGCTGCCGGAACCATTGCACGCGCTCGTAGAACTCGGGCAGCTTCTCGATCATCCCAGTCTCGACGACAGAAGCCGCCAGCACCGGGATGATGCCGACCATCGAGCGAATCTTGAGCGGGAACGTCACCCCGCCCGCTATTAACCGATCGTAGTAAAATCCGTCCTCTTCATCCCACAGCGCATCGGTGCCCTCGCCGTGCATCGCCTCGATAATCGTAGTGAAGTGCTCGAGGAACTTGTAAGCGATGTCCTGGTAGGCGGGATCGACGGACGCGAGCTCGAGCGCGATCGACAGCATCGAGGCGCAGTAGAACGCCATCCAGGCCGTGCCGTCGGCCTGCTCGAGTTGGCCGCCGCCGGGCAGCGGCCGAGAGCGATCGAACAGGCCGATATTGTCGAGGCCGAGGAAGCCGCCCGAAAACAGATTGCGCCCTTCGGGATCCTTGCGGTTCACCCACCAGGTGAAATTGAGCAGGAGCTTCTGAAACACCTTGGACAGGAAAACGCGATCGGCGCCGCCGAGCGGACTCGCGATCTTGTAGATGCGGTACGCGGCCCAGGCCTGGACGGGTGGATTCACGTCGCTGAAGTTGTATTCGTAGGCGGGAATCTGGCCGTTCGGATGCATGTAGTTTTCGCGCAGCATCAGCTCGATCTGATGCATCGCGAATTTCGGATCCCATACTGCGAACGGCATCATGTGGAACGAAAGGTCCCACGCCGCAAACCACGGATACTCCCACTTGTCGGGCATCGAGATCAGTTCGAGGCTATGCAGATGGCGCCAGTCGGCATTGCGTCCGCGCTTGCGATCCTTGGGCGGTGTGGGCGTGGACAGATCGCCGTCGATCCATTCCTCGACGATGTAGTGATAAAACTGCACGGTCCAGATGAGCCCCGCGATCGAGCGCCGCACTATCAGGTCCTCGTCGGGTGTGAAGAACTCCTCACCGAGTTGGGCCGGTTCAGTCGTGGTGTTGTTCTGCAAGACGGGAATGTTGATAACGCGCTTTCCGTATTCGTGCTTGAGCGCGAGGTAGTATTCGTCAAGTTCGGCGCGCCGCTGGTCGATCATTTCATCGAAGCCGCGATTCATTTCGATCTCGCTGACGGACTTCGAGTCGCAGAATCGGACCCTGACGATTTGCTCGCCACCAGCGGGTACCGTCGAGCTGTAAAGTGCGCCCATCTTGGTTCCAACGCCCATGGGATTTATCGCGCTGCGCTCGCCATGAACCAGGTAGCGATGGAACGCATCCTTTACATACGGGCTCGCGTTCGGCGATTTGAACAGTAACTCGTTGTTACTCTCGTTCTCCGTGAACAGCAATTGCGGGCGCGTTCCGTCCGAGGCCGGCGCGGCCTGGAAGATATAACCGCCGAGCGATTCGTGAACCAGACGCGCCGTCGACGGCGATGTGCGCTTGATCGCGGGCTTGCGCCAGTAGGTATCGCCGTCGCGGCCCCAGCTCCAGGTGTTGCGGAACCATAGCGTCGGGATGATATCGAGGCGCGCCGCTTCGGGTCCGCGATTGTGCGCGGTGATCTTGACGAGGATATCCTCGGGACTCGCTTCGACGTACTCGATGAAGACGTCGAAGTAGCGATTGTCGTCGAAGACCCCGGTATCGACGAGCTCGTACTCGCGATCGAGGCGCGTGCGCTGCCGATTCTCCGCGACGATTTGATCGTAGGGATATGCACGCTGCGGATACTTGTAGAGCGCGCGCAGGTACGACGCCGTCGGGCTCGCGTCGAGGTAGTAGTAGCATTCCTTGACGTCCTCGCCGTGATTGCCCTCGGGGCCGGTGAGGCCGAAGAGCCGTTCTTTCAGGATCGGATCGCGGCCGTTCCACAGCGCGGTCGCAAAGCACAGGCGGCACAGCCGATCGCAGAGACCGAGCAGGCCATCCTCGCCCCATCGGAAGGCACGGCTGCGAGCGTGATCATGAGGAAAATAATTCCAGGCATCGCCCGTCGGCGAGTAATCTTCGCGAACGGTGCCCCACTGCCGTTCGGGCAGATATGGTCCCCACAGCTTCCAATTATTGCGATGGCGCGCGTCTTCGACCAGCCGCGCAGCCTCGGGGTTCGCAGCCAACCCGTTCTCTCTAGCCATTGAAGGACAAACGCCCCTGCGCTGAAAACGATGCGGCGCTCAGAGCCGCAAGGACGTATTTCTCACGACCACGCGCCCACACGCAACCGGATCGACGACTGACCGCGAGATCGCCACGCAATGCATCGGCGAAGTCGCATCCATCAATCGCCGCTACGGAATCGCGATCGCGTCGGTTTTCTGGTTCCCCTTCGCGTGCGGGAAGGGGTCAGGGGTTAGGTCGTTTGTCTGGATTCCGGGGATCGCGGCGCTTTCAGAAAAAATCGACCTAACCCTCTTTCCCTTCGCACGGGAAGGGAAGTTTGAGCGCCTGACGCTTCTACTCGAGTGCCATCATTGCGCGAGATCAAGACTCAGAACTCGAAGTCGGCTTCTTCGAGGATTTTGGCGGTGCGGTAGAGGAAGCGGTTGCCGAGGACGCCGTCGACTACGCGATGATCGTATGACAGCGCGAGGTACATCATCGTGCGGATCACGATCGCGTCGGCGCCGTCGACTTCGATCACGACCGGACGCTTCTTCACTTCGCCCATCCTGAGTATCCCGACCTGCGGCTGATTGATTATCGCGAAGCCGTAGAGGTTTCCTTCGCGCCCGGGATTGGAGAGCGTGAAACTGCCGCCCGCGAGATCGTCGGCGGTGATTTTCTTTTCGGCGATTTTGCGGCGCAGATTTTCCATCTCGCGCGCGATTCCCGTCAGCGACATTCCTTCCGCTGCCTTGATCACCGGCACGAGCAGACCTTCGTCGGTATCCATCGCGATTCCGAGGTTGATCTGCTTGCGCAGGATCACTGAATCTCCGGCGACCGAGACATTCATCCGCGGAAATTCCTTGAGCGCGCGGACCGTGGCGTAGGCCGCCAGCGGCAGCATCGTGAGAGCGAAGCCCTCGCGGCGCTGGAAGTCATCCTTATGCTCGGCGCGAAATCGCGTTGCACGCGTCAGATCCACCTCGGCGACCGTGCCGACGTGCGGCGAGTGCGTCTTCGAGTAGACCATGTGCTCCGCAATGAGCTTGCGGCGGCGCGTGAAGGGCTCGATCACGTCGCCTTCGTGCGGCTGATAAATGGGCGGGTTGTATGCGCCTGCGGCTGCCGCAGCCGGTCGCGATGCGGGCTGCGCCGCCGCCACTGCCGGTCGTTGCGCAACAGCGGCTTGCGCTGCACCGGCGGACGACACCGCGTGCTCGGCGGGAGCGCCGTCCTTGCGGAGATTTGCCATGTATTTTTCGACGTCGCGCTTGCTCACACGTCCGCCGATACCCGTTCCCGGTACGCGAGCAAGGTCGATATTCTGCTCGGCCGCGATCTTCAGCACCACCGGTGAATATCGCCGATGGTCGCTGGCGGGGGCGGCCGAAACTTGCACACGCGGAACTGATTCTTCGACGGCCCCAGCGGCGCGCGCAGGCTGAGGCTGCGGCTTCGGCA
The genomic region above belongs to Candidatus Binataceae bacterium and contains:
- a CDS encoding Hpt domain-containing protein — encoded protein: MVERITIEVDEDLSDLVPGFLARKRGELEAMRDGAVPHDYAEIGRTAHRIKGEGSAYGFDRMSDVGRKLEDAAKAGDDGAITTLASGLLDFLDHVEIVFRPCEE
- a CDS encoding beta-propeller fold lactonase family protein produces the protein MVHPRGHFLYTAAGPSSGAEISEFAIDANGLLTWGSDVTQGVKDVSSLAIDASGKFLYAANFTEGTIAMFTIAPDTGALTPNPPAGNNTIGVPGGIVSIATTH
- a CDS encoding 2Fe-2S iron-sulfur cluster-binding protein — its product is MPKLTIDGKEVEVADGLNLIQAAEKAGIEIPHYCYHPGLSIPGNCRMCLVDVEKAPKLQIACNTRAAEGMVVQTKSAKAQTAQKAVLEFLLINHPIDCPVCDQAGECKLQDYYMDYDRQASRFPLEKKVHKGKAIDIGSDVMLDQERCILCARCTRFFDEITKTSELAIFERGDHNRIEINPGQPVNNKYAGNVVDICPVGALTEKDFRFRMRVWYLHRAPSVCGGCERGCSIDIHHHRGRIYRYKPRYNPDVNNYWMCDEGRHGFPSLQQETRLTVPLVQQKDELVAESWGEAVRRAASIIKNIGSEKGANAIGAVIDAQSTNEEAFAMKKLIRDTIGSDRIATLSWSPPGASGDDNLLIRANKNPNTRGLKALGLPDSGLDALTDAVASGELKVLITLRADLVKAMGEAEFMRRFGALDYLLVLSTDANETCQMANQVWPIGAYPEIDGSFTNFKGRVQRIREAFPPPGEALPAVEVIARFGHALDGVDRAKSASTIFTQMGAEEPAFGGLSFDALGEHGLDLAAQ
- the nuoF gene encoding NADH-quinone oxidoreductase subunit NuoF — translated: MVRILTRWLDIPDLRKLDVYLANNGYQASRKAFFDMTQDDIINEVKNSNLRGRGGAAFPTGTKWSFIPKDSKKPVYVCVNGDESEPGTFANRYQFENDPHGVIEGILIACRAVGSHTAYVYMRGEFTQQKKSMDAALADARANGYVGKNVMGSGYDVDIWTHKGAGAYVCGEESALLESLEGKRGYPRNRPPFPAIVGAFGCPTVVNNVETLANVPHIINRGADWYKAIGPEKSPGTKLVCLSGHINKPGLYELVMGTPIKDMIYDIGGGMLGGKMLKGVVPGGSSFPVLNKEEAERALFDFDSMRAIGSAMGSGVVIVMHEDTCMVDMLRATAHFYHHESCGQCTPCREGTGWIEKIMTEMEAGHGKIEQLDLLCNISDNMVGNTICVLADSIAMPVKSYVTKFRSEFEEHIKLGRCPFKSPEGKAQAA
- the nuoB gene encoding NADH-quinone oxidoreductase subunit NuoB; its protein translation is MAEAKEAQALSKGEEILLGDTAVLTRLDKAVAWARKFSIFPYPFATACCAMEYMSLSMTPYDIDRFGALLPRFTPRQADLLMVIGTVTVRQGPILKRVYDQMAEPKWTMAFGACASTGGFYDNYATLPGIDRIVPVDVYVPGCPPRPEAVLDALMALQRKIQGQKQKLLGLGPKHEAA
- a CDS encoding FAD-dependent monooxygenase, whose protein sequence is MTASASRDSEVLIVGAGPTGLVLALWLTRLGVRVRIVDKTDQPGTTSRALAVQPRTLEFYRQFGFADAVVARGRAIGAVNLWVSAKKSAHVPIGEMGKGLSPYPMPLIYPQDEHERMLIDRLRELGVEVERQTELIDFDDEADGIRARLRGHDGAEEAYRAAYIAGCDGGHSTVRQKLRIGFPGGAYDHLYYVADVNAHGQVLNGEIHVGLDREDFLALFPLKDEGCARLVGTVRDDLHGREDLSWDDVRTTVAKWMRIEVERVNWFSTYRVHHRVANHFGVGRAFILGDAAHVHSPVGGQGMNTGIGDAVNLAWKLASVLRGRADADLLATYEPERMAFAQRLVETTDRAFTGVVSSSEIALLFRLRLVPRLLPGLLRIPAARRFFFRTVSQTGVNYRRSALSVGHLGDVQGGDRLPWVPTDSSDPKDDNFAPLRSLDWQVHVYGKAASEIEQICAERKLELHVFPWRSAIKRAGLNRNAIYLLRPDGYIAMVDAEAKAASISKYLVEKKIAPLR